The following nucleotide sequence is from Saccharomyces kudriavzevii IFO 1802 strain IFO1802 genome assembly, chromosome: 5.
TTTCATGCATCGCTTGATGCAGGACCACAATTTGAAAGACTGGTCCATCTGCGGTGTTGGTTTAATGAAGCCAGATGCTGCTATGCGCGATGCCATGAAGGCCCAAGATTGCCTGTACACCGTCGTGGAGCGCGGTATCAAAGACGCCAATGCCTACGTTGTCGGGTCCATCACCGCCTATATGTACGCACCCGATGATCCAAGAGctgttattgaaaagatggcCAGTCCAGACACACACATTGTATCTCTGACCGTCACCGAAAACGGTTACTACCACAGTGAGGCAACAAACTCTTTGATGGCTGATGCTCCCGAGATTGTCAACGATTTGAATCACCCAGAGAAGCCGGACACTCTCTACGGGTACCTGTATGAGGCTCTATTACTGCGTTACAAAAAAGGCCTCACTCCCTTCACCATCATGTCGTGCGATAACATGCCCCAGAACGGTGTCACAGTCAAGACTATGCTTGTTGCGTTTGCCAAGTTaaagaaggatgaaaaattcgcTGCTTGGATTGAAGACAAGGTCACTTCTCCCAACAGCATGGTTGATCGTGTGACACCACGCTGTACCGACAAGGAGCGTAAGTACGTCGCTGACACATGGGGTATTAAGGACCTATGTCCGGTTGTTGCCGAACCCTTCATCCAATGGGTTCTTGAAGACAACTTCTCTGACGGTCGTCCTCCTTGGGAACTTGTTGGCGTCCAGGTTGTCAAGGACGTGGACTCCTATGAATTGATGAAGCTGCGTCTGCTTAACGGTGGGCACTCAGCTATGGGATACTTGGGATACTTGGCAGGCTACACCTATATACATGAGGTTGTCAACGACCCAACTATCAACAAGTATATCCGTGTTCTAATGCATGAGGAAGTTATCCCATTGTTACCCAAAGTGCCAGGGGTCGATTTCGAAGAGTACACTGCGTCTGTGTTGGAAAGATTCTCTAACCCAGCAATTCAGGACACCGTTGCCCGTATCTGTTTAATGGGCTCAGGTAAGATGCCTAAGTACGTTTTACCCTCCATCTACGAGCAGCTGCGTAAACCAAACGGCAAGTACAAGCTATTGGCCGTATGTGTCGCTGGTTGGTTCCGTTATTTGACCGGTGTGGACATGAACGGAAAATCATTTGAAATTGAGGACCCTATGGCCCCAATTTTGAAGGCAGCTGCTGTTAAGGGCGGTAGAGATCCCCACGAATTGCTGAACATCGAAGTTCTTTTCAGTCCTGAGATTCGTGAAAACAAGGCCTTTGTTGCGCAGTTAACCCACTCGCTCGAGACAGTCTATGATAAAGGGCCACTTGCCGCTGTGAACGAAATTCTAGATCAAGTGTGAGCTTGAAAAACGATCTGCGCACCTCGATTGTAATGATTAGATATCTTGTATAgattatgtattttttgtatgtTTTGTAGTTTTGTTAGTCAAGTAACGTGTCACATGCCTGTAAGTATGCACTCTTCATTTAGCAAGTACTCAAGAACTTTCATCTTGTGTAGCCGTCACCATCCCCATTGGCATCGCCGTTTATGTTTCCAGCGTTATACTTCTCGCttccattgatgaaaaagaaaagaagtgCGCACTACGTTATATCAGTTGAGAACTTCTTCGTGATACAGATATATATGCATGAGCATAAATCTCCAAGACTCTTCATAAATTCGTGAAAATTAAAGtaacatatttttatgtaaGATATAATATACAACGTTGCCCTCCCAAGACAAACATATGCACTCAAAGATCAATCAGAACTCTTcgagaacttcaaaaatttcttccagtCCTTCTTCTGAGTCTCAACTTCTTCGGAAGAGCTTCCTCTCCTTGAAGGTGGCACCCAAGATGCAGATTTCCATGGTTTCACACCGTCCTCATACAATAGTTGAATCTCCTCTAGGGATAACCCAATTGTTTCtggtaagaaaaagaaaacatacaAAAACATAGCAACCAAGCAGCCCACAAACACATAACCATAGTAGAAATGGATAGATCCGGTAATAAATGGTGTGAAGAAACCAATCAAAAATTGCCATAGCCAGTTAAAGGCAGTCGAAATCGACATAGCTCTAGACTTGACCTTCGAAGGGAACGACTCGGCCACCACAATATAAGCAACAGGAGCCCATGTACTTGCAAAGCAGAATATGTAGAAACAGGTAAACACAATCATAGCATTACCTGCACCCTTCGAAGAAGGAGCATCCTCACCGTGTGGGTAAAGACACTTCACACCGATACTTGCGAAAATGACCATACACGCCATCATCCCAGCTGCCCCGAATAGCAGACACTTACGACGACCAATTTTGTCCACGACCATAACGGCAATAATagtggaaaagaaattcactGTACCCAGGACGATTGAGGTCTCGAAACCATCAGTAAGCCCGActgatttgaaaatggtaGTTCcgtagaagaaaaagtagttCTCACCGGTAAGTTGCAGGAAGGTCTGTATAAGTATCCCGGTAATCAAACGCTGAAGCACTTTGGTTTTCACTGAGAAAAGCTCTTTCCATGAGGCTTCCCCTAGCTCCCTTTGGGCAAGCACACCAGCAATAATTGCTTCTGCCTCTCCATGTACCCATGGATCTTCTGCTGAAACCTTGTTGATCTTGGCAATGGAAGCACGTGCTTCCTCATGTTTTTCACGTTCAATCAGATATCTTGGTGACTCTGGAACTAATAACATACCAATGATGATAATCAGAGCCCACAAGAAGCATAGCCCAAGAGGCACCCTCCATTGTGCGGTGTTATCGTATTTTCTTGTCCCATAAACACTACAGTAACCTAGGAAGATACCAAAGGTCATGTTCAGTTGGTACAACGAGATAAGCCCACCTCTTAGGTCCTTGGGAGCTATTTCAGACAGAAGCATCGGACACAACACCGAACAACCACCAGCACCGAGACCGTAAATAATCTTACCAACAAAGTATTGGTACCATTTGTGGCTTGAACTAATCTGAATAATAGCACCGATCATATACACCAACACCACGATCACAATTGCTAACCTTCTGCCTATTCTGTCGGCCAGTTGGGCAAAAATAAGGCCCCCTATGGCACACCCAATACTAAACATTGCTACAAGAAGACCCATACGCACGTTGCTCAAATAATACTCTCCAGTGCTGTGCTTGTAGGATCCGAAGTTCATTTTAAAATTGTCCATGTTGATGAAGCCTGCGGTAATACCACTATCCCAGCCAGGTAGAAATCCCCCGAAAGATATAGGAATACACAGTAGGTAGATGGTAAGATAGCCCAGAAAACCTCTCTTTGGGGCTTCCAGTTGCCCTATATTAAGGACCTCGTTATCATCGAGCTCATCCGACCACTCTTTCTCTACAGGTGGTGCCACATGAACGTCAGCATCAGAAGCATATCGAATATTTGTATCGCTCTCAACAGATAATTGCGAGCtagacatttttttattgttcttttttgttttttgttttgttttttgttttgttatCCTTTGATCTATCTCGAGGGGAAGTTTAATTCAACCTGAGAGAAGTTAGTATTACCTTCCCTTTTATACCTTCCGTTAATGCGAATTGTTCAGGGGGGATGAAGCGGCAGCCTCACACCATTGAGACAATAAATTGCGATCGAACAGCagtcttattttttcaccatTCAGGCAGAACCGGCTTTAAAGATTAGTCTCCTTTCATTGGTTTCTTTCCAGTCTTAGACAGTAGTCAGGGATATAATTAtctaatattttcttcgaaaGTTTACGTCATATTGGACTAGGCAGCATTAAAACTCAGAGGCCAGCCTGCCGACAAACCCGTGCACAGTAAAGTCGCCCCACGCCTCCGTGTGCCTTGGTGCCTTGGTGCCTGTGTAGATGATTCCGGCCACCCCACGTACACGAAACGCATACCCCACCCCCACTAGTCGCATTTAGTATTTAAGATTTTAAGTCCGACATGCGCCCCTCGGTGGCTCAAACTAAAATAATTGACTGCTTATTTCAGCAAATTAGTGCCACCAGCTAGAAAGTACTTTATTAGCTGGTCAAATCAACAGGAAGGTACCACCTGAAGGATTCATTTCAAGAGCTAGAAACAGAAGTTCTAAGAGCACACACTCTGGTCCGAAAGTTAACATgtaagagaaaagaaagctttAATCAGGCGATGCTTATTTATGGCTTGGCCATCTGAATTGAGCTAACACTTGGTCACTTCGTTGTTAGGCACATTCTACACCGCCTTCATCAAACCCGACGTGTCTTTGTGGAGCCACAAAGTGTAGCTTTTGATGGTGAACGCAATACCTTGCACCGCTGAATTAGCAACGAAATCTCTACGTAATGTCTTAAATTACTCGAACCACTAATGTCCAAAATGTTAAAATTGGTGTTAAAAACATCAGCCACTATTGAATGTTCTGTAAGGTCAGGAAAAATCGACCAACAAGCAAGAAGTC
It contains:
- the HXT13 gene encoding hexose transporter HXT13, with translation MSSSQLSVESDTNIRYASDADVHVAPPVEKEWSDELDDNEVLNIGQLEAPKRGFLGYLTIYLLCIPISFGGFLPGWDSGITAGFINMDNFKMNFGSYKHSTGEYYLSNVRMGLLVAMFSIGCAIGGLIFAQLADRIGRRLAIVIVVLVYMIGAIIQISSSHKWYQYFVGKIIYGLGAGGCSVLCPMLLSEIAPKDLRGGLISLYQLNMTFGIFLGYCSVYGTRKYDNTAQWRVPLGLCFLWALIIIIGMLLVPESPRYLIEREKHEEARASIAKINKVSAEDPWVHGEAEAIIAGVLAQRELGEASWKELFSVKTKVLQRLITGILIQTFLQLTGENYFFFYGTTIFKSVGLTDGFETSIVLGTVNFFSTIIAVMVVDKIGRRKCLLFGAAGMMACMVIFASIGVKCLYPHGEDAPSSKGAGNAMIVFTCFYIFCFASTWAPVAYIVVAESFPSKVKSRAMSISTAFNWLWQFLIGFFTPFITGSIHFYYGYVFVGCLVAMFLYVFFFLPETIGLSLEEIQLLYEDGVKPWKSASWVPPSRRGSSSEEVETQKKDWKKFLKFSKSSD
- the DSF1 gene encoding mannitol dehydrogenase DSF1, which produces MTKQNETKTASLNAKTLKSFQSALPIPTYNREGVKQGIVHLGVGAFHRSHLAVFMHRLMQDHNLKDWSICGVGLMKPDAAMRDAMKAQDCLYTVVERGIKDANAYVVGSITAYMYAPDDPRAVIEKMASPDTHIVSLTVTENGYYHSEATNSLMADAPEIVNDLNHPEKPDTLYGYLYEALLLRYKKGLTPFTIMSCDNMPQNGVTVKTMLVAFAKLKKDEKFAAWIEDKVTSPNSMVDRVTPRCTDKERKYVADTWGIKDLCPVVAEPFIQWVLEDNFSDGRPPWELVGVQVVKDVDSYELMKLRLLNGGHSAMGYLGYLAGYTYIHEVVNDPTINKYIRVLMHEEVIPLLPKVPGVDFEEYTASVLERFSNPAIQDTVARICLMGSGKMPKYVLPSIYEQLRKPNGKYKLLAVCVAGWFRYLTGVDMNGKSFEIEDPMAPILKAAAVKGGRDPHELLNIEVLFSPEIRENKAFVAQLTHSLETVYDKGPLAAVNEILDQV